The Ornithinibacillus sp. 4-3 region ATGATAAGAGCTGTGGCGGAGTACTGACCATAGATAATCCTAATGGGAAAATATCCCATAATGTAGGATCCGCTTGGCGCTCTGTCTTTGTTGGCCAGTCAAATACTTCTAATTTTGTATTCATTCCGATTCTCTGAAGCTGCTCTTCCAGTACTACAGCCATTGTATACATATATTCATAATCACGTGTTGCCATTATTTTAATTTCTTCACCATCATACCCAGCTTCTTCTAATAATTCTTTTGCTTTCTCTTGATTATTTTGATTAAAGTGCTCGCTGCCAGCATCGCTTTTCCAAAATGGTAAATCTACATGCATATAACTTGGATCTAACCAATAAAAGTCTTTATTTGGAAATGCAGCCATCATCACTTCATCATAATCTAATGCATAATTAATCGCTTTACGAATTGTTGGGTTTGAGACAATTCCTTCCGTTAAATTCAATTTAAAAATCATGTTAGATCCAGGGATTAAAATCGGGTCTATACCATCTGTGTTTTGCAATAACTCATAATTATCATAAGGAATATTATAAGCAAAATCATATTCTCCTGATTGTAAACCAGCCAAACGTGTAGAACTATCTGATACTAAATGAAAATAAATATTATCTACTAACGCTTCTTTCTTACCACCTAGACCAGTCGCTGGTAAATCTACTGCTTGGTATTCCTCATGCTTTGTAAAATGAATGTATTGATCCTGTCTCCACTCTTCTAATTGATAAGGACCTGTTCCAACATATTCCTCTATGCCTTCTGCTGGTGCCGCATCAACAATCTCTTTTGGCATAATTGCTGGTGCTGCTTTTGCAGTTGCTAATGTATTTAAGGTAAGCGATGAAGGGGAAGCTAATTCAAGTTCTACTGTATATTCATCTATTTCTGACCATGTTGCTGTTTTAAATAATTCTCCAGACACACTAGAAACCTCTGCCCAACGCTCCATTGATGCGATCACATCTTCTGCTTTCATTTCTTTTCCATTATGGAACTTAATTCCTTGTCTTAAATGAAAAATATAATTTTTATTATCTTCACTAATGTCAATTTTTTCAGCAAGCATCGGAATTGGTTCAAAATCTGCATCCGTTGTAACAAGCGTTTCAAACATCAGCATTCCTGTATCACGAGAAGTTGTTGCCGCAGTTCTCGGAATATCCATTGTTGCCGGCGTTGCATCCAACGCTATATTTAATACTGATTCTTCATTTGGATTTGCATTGTTACTTTCTATATCTTCAGTTTCACTGTCATCATTGTTCCCACAAGCAGTGAGACCTATCGTAATTAATAATAATATTATAAATACCGGTCTAAACAATTGCTTCACATCTAATTCCTCCCCTGTTTTTTTATGCTCTCTTATTTTGATAAAATCGAGTATACCATACTTTTCCGATAAAACAACTATGAATTGATTTCAAAATAATATTTTATTTATAAAATCATGTCTAATACACTAATTGAGAAAGGGTTACAATATATAATACTTAAGTTGTGAATTTGATTTAATTAATCATTTTTAATGGATACTTAAGAAAAAAACGGAAGCCTTTCATATAAAATAAGCCATAAAAAAACGGGTGGAGAATCTCCTACCCGTTTATGTTAATTAAATTGTGATTAACGATTCAGTTGTATAACCTACTGGATGGTCATGAACCGTATAAATATTATCTTCCTCAGTAGATTTAAATACTTTAAAATGACGAAGCTGTTTCCCATATACATGAATAGTAACAACTGTATCATTGCCTTCAGGCTGTAATATATGACAATCTGCTGGAGGCAAAAGCTCTCCTGTACTGAGTGCATTTAAATTCATCGTTCCAGAATAACTTAATTTCACCTTATTGTCTTCTGGATAAGATTCCATTTGTAAATAATTATGGATACGCATTCTTCCTGTTACAATACCTTCTACTCCCCATGTACCATCATGATCATGTAATCCTGTCCTCTGTCCTGGCTCCCATATTAAGGCAAGGATTTCAAATCGATCTTGAGGATCACGATATAAAGAATGACGTGCATACTGATTCTTATCAGATTGAAGCGCCTCGATAGGGATTGGATTTTCTGACTGAATGAACTTGCTGACATAACGCTCGGTTCTTTCCACCCTTTCACTATCTAATTCTGTCTCTTCAACAATTTGCGTGATATCATTAACTAGATCTTTAAGTGAATAATTTTTTTCGTCCATTATATATTCTCTCCCCTTATCCGCAATGCTTAAGATAACATTCTGAAGTAGTCTCATATGGCATTGAGTACTCTATAAATACTGACATCAGAAGTATCTTGTAGCAAAGCGATAAATTTAGTAATTATATTAGATATAAACCATTTCACTTTATTCAAAGCTTTTATAAGCTTTAACAGCCTTAATTACTTGATCCAGACTTGAAAGGATATGTTCTATCATGGCTAATTCAGCACCTACTTTATCCCCTTTAGCCATAAAATTAAAGATATGTTGATGTTCTTCTCCTGCCTTAAGAATTTTATCCAAGTTTGTCGTAGGAATTAAACGTCTATATCTGTGAATATGGTCGTTTAGTTGATATAAAATATTACTGACCGTCTTATTCCTACTCATGTTATATATATAAGTATGAAACTGACCACCATAATAGAGAATGTTATCAATTGCTCGATCTTTAGGGGTTTCCTTAATCATATGTATAATATTAGACAACTCCTGAAGGTCTTTATCAGTTGCATTTTCAGTAGCCTCTAAAATAGCAATCCCCTCTAATCTACTTCGAACATGAAAAATTTCACTAACTTCCTTAACAGATACAGGCGCGACTCTTAAACGTCCATTAACTTGTCTAACAACCAATGTTTCGAATTCAAGTCTTTGTAAAGCCTCTCGTAAAGGAGTACGACTAATCCCTAGCTCATTGGATATAGTCTCTTCAACAATTGGCTCACCTGGATGAAGTTGACCTTCAATAATTCTTTTTTTTATTTCAAAATAAGCGATATCTTTCGTGGAAATTCTTCTGTTTTGGGGATTACTGTTAACAATCCTCATAAGCATCCTCCATATATTAGTATAATTGTATACAATTATACTAATATACTAAAACCCAATTCGTCAATATTATTCAGATAATTCCCTGGAATAATATTATTCTGGCTAATAATCTTATTTGCTAAGACTCTAAGCTCCTTTACAGGCATTTACCATTCTATATTGTCCTGTATGAGAATTTTTCACTTTTTTTCATATTCATGATTAAACTTGAATACAAAACTTCTTTTATTTCCTCAATAAAATACACCCTATAAAATAGTCTTTTTTAATGACTACTTTATAGGGTGTTTTATTGTAGTGTAATTGAATGCCTGACTTCTTAGACATAGAAGCATACACTTTTATCTTAACAACTAAATCTACAACTATTTCTCTTCTAAATGATA contains the following coding sequences:
- a CDS encoding GntR family transcriptional regulator — protein: MRIVNSNPQNRRISTKDIAYFEIKKRIIEGQLHPGEPIVEETISNELGISRTPLREALQRLEFETLVVRQVNGRLRVAPVSVKEVSEIFHVRSRLEGIAILEATENATDKDLQELSNIIHMIKETPKDRAIDNILYYGGQFHTYIYNMSRNKTVSNILYQLNDHIHRYRRLIPTTNLDKILKAGEEHQHIFNFMAKGDKVGAELAMIEHILSSLDQVIKAVKAYKSFE
- a CDS encoding ABC transporter substrate-binding protein gives rise to the protein MKQLFRPVFIILLLITIGLTACGNNDDSETEDIESNNANPNEESVLNIALDATPATMDIPRTAATTSRDTGMLMFETLVTTDADFEPIPMLAEKIDISEDNKNYIFHLRQGIKFHNGKEMKAEDVIASMERWAEVSSVSGELFKTATWSEIDEYTVELELASPSSLTLNTLATAKAAPAIMPKEIVDAAPAEGIEEYVGTGPYQLEEWRQDQYIHFTKHEEYQAVDLPATGLGGKKEALVDNIYFHLVSDSSTRLAGLQSGEYDFAYNIPYDNYELLQNTDGIDPILIPGSNMIFKLNLTEGIVSNPTIRKAINYALDYDEVMMAAFPNKDFYWLDPSYMHVDLPFWKSDAGSEHFNQNNQEKAKELLEEAGYDGEEIKIMATRDYEYMYTMAVVLEEQLQRIGMNTKLEVFDWPTKTERQADPTLWDIFPLGLSMVSTPPQLLSLSPTWAGGIADNYITDQIKEIENAASIEESREIWEDLQAYNWDYLPVINLGGTSTLYGISDKVQGLESPLGPLFWNVTIEE
- a CDS encoding cysteine dioxygenase, translated to MDEKNYSLKDLVNDITQIVEETELDSERVERTERYVSKFIQSENPIPIEALQSDKNQYARHSLYRDPQDRFEILALIWEPGQRTGLHDHDGTWGVEGIVTGRMRIHNYLQMESYPEDNKVKLSYSGTMNLNALSTGELLPPADCHILQPEGNDTVVTIHVYGKQLRHFKVFKSTEEDNIYTVHDHPVGYTTESLITI